In Oreochromis aureus strain Israel breed Guangdong linkage group 15, ZZ_aureus, whole genome shotgun sequence, a single genomic region encodes these proteins:
- the churc1 gene encoding protein Churchill produces the protein MCNGCVQKEYPDRGNTCLENGSYLMNYLGCANCHHRDFVMISNKATEDDDGEEIVTYDHVCKNCDHVIARHEYTFSVVDEYQEYTMLCMLCGKAEDSISVLPDDPRQSAPLF, from the exons ATGTGCAACGGCTGCGTGCAGAAAGAGTATCCGGACCGG GGTAACACTTGTCTGGAGAACGGCTCCTACTTGATGAACTACCTGGGCTGTGCCAACTGCCATCACAGGGACTTCGTGATGATCAGCAACAAAGCCACCGAGGACGATGATGGAGAGGAGATCGTCACATATGACC ATGTTTGTAAAAACTGTGACCACGTCATCGCCAGGCACGAATACACATTCTCTGTTGTCGATGAATATCAG GAGTACACTATGCTCTGCATGCTGTGTGGAAAGGCAGAGGACTCCATCAGCGTTTTACCAGACGACCCCAGACAGTCTGCGCCGCTCTTCTAG
- the znf106b gene encoding uncharacterized protein znf106b isoform X1 produces the protein MANVQTPHEKVVKSHVEQNPPQTSQTSKSSYCILCRSWYLKHAAHEHMHSMLHHRELESVLGKDSFHDCQACKASSMGLNEYAQHISTVQHKAKLKSLMSKNVKPLSLFKTLSTESITRIMERNKALKREKKKVTKKKRKKLKQVAGQKRAHSSKGTTATKTGASKVEKHRRLKPVQLEQRQNDEHKGRSNAVVQNKENKVSSKQRPPHNAESSLHCQSRRLAPMSGEPEGRSWHNASVNNQHCLVKHVTSQMERFVKTQGGATDLWHQMAGPAVSQYNYRSRKYNGATNKDFTSDQLPDNGAVIFDQSQAVTTRQQSVRCSAQPAPANSAAPIREVDVTAMLKQIRRALGVREPCRADREARRQKSEAGVQVADPVTSQQSRTEAEQPAGTSASTEKVQNCEKSSGGADRLPNNGNNASQVATNGLTSPKRCTEKTASSEPDSNKPKVRIAHKAGQAHGEKEAGCKSTTKTLLSLSGTRSNQNWTAGHEEVKRKAKGTPRFGIELSNRPTHQDSVHPQDFDLPLSEGFHWESFPNSVSMPHSTAPPPFRDTADTERARETQSDSQVQEASGQPAAAQDPGSSQTAARIQMKVEPNFEDFNAALTGSTSKRKHTMVTVDGLSDKEPSGKKKKTKSNKDQEQMDQLLAVSLREEELSHSLQNLDKSLVQARNALQTAYAEVQRLLLLRQQFTSEVNSLRAKRIEILQGMQEGYSGTSSSGGAASVRSPSISPSSLLSGSSTTQQSASTAPALSITPPLPAPLALTVKQEVCHRSTVGQASHLSTTVPSNTNAAQVPLNQPVSLFPSLLLPQTHLAAPLTAAAAISANQSNAECSTSANILLSLESSARQQQQQETREGLQDCAKTKMVAKEPEPAGGNPEREKRQPVADDKGNESDDSVEMIDRSNMEVIAVDESDCEDSLGKDLKVPAQPQEPSHSVNAEFSSASTQTSQQSQDESKIKPPALEGKDANTPAASVDDEEPSLGEFLNHSGPVHGLQVHNGVLYTCSGDNTARAYSLVTKECLTIFDGHTNKINCLLVSSIPNMPTRLYTGSSDQTIRCYSIKSKKCLEQLALPDRVLYLHIAWSILYAGTASGSVASYDVKTLKQLDVFECHGPRGVSCLGTAQEGARRLLLVGSYDSTISVRDAKSGLLLRSLQGHTKTVLCMKVVNDLVFSGSSDTSVHAHNIHTGELVRIYKGHGHAVTSIVILGKVMVTACLDKLVRVYELQSHDRLQVYGGHSDMVMCMAVHKSVIYTGCYDGSVQAVKLNLMKNYRCWWQNCSLIFGMQEHLLQHLTKDHSNQNLQTVKCRWRGCDTFFATQHSVRQELPEHMQTHVENDSNVQP, from the exons ATGGCAAACGTTCAAACTCCACACGAGAAGGTGGTCAAATCCCATGTGGAGCAGAATCCTCCCCAAACCTCCCAGACGTCTAAAAGCAGCTACTGCATTTTGTGTCGCAGCTGGTATTTGAAGCAT GCAGCACACGAGCATATGCACAGCATGCTGCATCACAGAGAGCTGGagtcagtgttgggcaa AGATTCCTTTCATGACTGTCAGGCATGCAAAGCTTCCTCCATGGgtttaaatgagtatgcccagCACATCTCGACCGTTCAGCACAAAGCCAAGTTGAAGAGCTTGATGTCCAAAAATGTGAAGCCCCTGTCTCTGTTTAAGACACTCAGCACAGAGTCTATAACCCGGATCATGGAGAGAAACAAGGCACtaaagagagagaa GaagaaagtaacaaaaaaaaaaagaaagaaactcaagCAGGTGGCTGGTCAGAAGCGTGCTCATTCGTCAAAGGGAACCACCGCAACAAAGACTGGTGCATCCAAAGTGGAAAAGCATAGACGGTTAAAACCGGTGCAGCTGGAGCAAAGGCAGAATGATGAGCACAAAGGCAGGAGCAATGCTGTCGTCCAGAACAAGGAGAACAAAGTATCCAGTAAGCAAAGACCTCCTCACAATGCAGAATCAAGCCTTCATTGTCAAAGCAGGAGACTGGCTCCTATGTCTGGAGAGCCCGAAGGTCGAAGCTGGCATAACGCTTCTGTCAACAATCAGCATTGCCTAGTCAAACATGTGACCTCCCAAATGGAAAGATTTGTCAAGACTCAAGGGGGTGCCACAGACCTCTGGCACCAGATGGCAGGACCTGCTGTGAGCCAGTACAACTATCGCAGCAGGAAGTATAATGGTGCAACAAACAAAGACTTCACCAGCGACCAGCTCCCTGATAATGGAGCCGTCATCTTTGATCAGAGCCAAGCTGTGACTACAAGGCAGCAAAGTGTACGCTGCTCAGCTCAACCTGCACCGGCCAACAGCGCAGCTCCTATACGAGAAGTTGACGTCACTGCCATGCTGAAGCAAATCAGAAGAGCGCTGGGTGTGAGGGAGCCATGCAGAGCAGACCGAGAAGCCCGGAGACAGAAGAGTGAGGCCGGCGTCCAGGTGGCTGATCCCGTGACCTCACAGCAAAGCAGAACTGAGGCAGAGCAGCCAGCAGGCACCTCCGCTTCGACTGAAAAAGTTCAGAACTGTGAAAAGAGCTCAGGAGGTGCAGACAGACTGCCAAACAACGGGAATAACGCATCTCAGGTGGCCACCAACGGCCTGACTTCACCTAAAAGATGTACTGAAAAGACCGCTTCATCTGAGCCCGACTCAAACAAACCTAAGGTTCGAATTGCTCACAAAGCAGGCCAAGCTCATGGGGAGAAGGAGGCTGGATGTAAATCAACTACAAAAACGTTGCTTAGCCTTTCGGGGACCAGGAGTAATCAGAACTGGACTGCAGGGCATGAGGAGGTGAAAAGGAAGGCAAAAGGCACGCCGAG GTTTGGAATTGAGTTGTCGAATCGTCCGACTCACCAAGACTCAGTGCATCCGCAGGACTTTGACCTGCCGCTGTCCGAAGGCTTCCACTGGGAGTCGTTTCCAAACTCTGTTTCGATGCCACACTCGACTGCACCCCCTCCATTCCGAGACACTGCTGATACTGAGCGTGCCAGAGAGACACAGTCAGACTCTCAGGTTCAGGAAGCTTCGGGACAGCCGGCTGCAGCTCAGGATCCTGGCAGCAGCCAGACAGCTGCACGAATACAGATGAAAGTGGAGCCAAACTTTGAGGATTTTAATGCAGCTTTAACCGGCAGCACTAGCAAGAGGAAACACACCATGGTGACG GTTGACGGTCTTTCTGACAAGGAGCCAAgtgggaaaaagaagaaaacaaagtcaaacaaag ATCAGGAACAAATGGACCAGCTGTTGGCGGTGTCACTGCGTGAGGAAGAGTTGAGCCACTCATTGCAGAATTTGGACAAGTCTCTGGTCCAGGCCCGTAATGCCCTGCAAACTGCGTATGCAGAAGTCCAGAGACTTTTGCTACTGAGACAGCAG ttCACTTCTGAGGTCAACAGCCTAAGAGCCAAGCGCATTGAGATCCTGCAGGGAATGCAAG AAGGGTACTCGGGAACATCGTCATCAGGGGGAGCTGCCAGTGTTCGATCTCCCTCCATTTCTCCTTCCAGCCTGTTGTCTGGCTCCTCAACAACTCAGCAATCAGCTTCCACAGCTCCAGCATTATCCATCACCCCACCTCTTCCAGCTCCTCTCGCTTTAACAGTGAAGCAAGAAGTGTGCCACCGGTCCACAGTTGGACAAGCCAGCCACTTGTCCACAACGGTGCCCAGTAACACCAATGCTGCTCAGGTCCCTCTGAACCAACCCGTATctttgtttccctccctgctgctcCCACAAACACATTTAGCAGCTCCcttaactgctgctgctgccatctctGCCAATCAGTCCAATGCAGAGTGCTCCACATCTGCAAATATACTTCTTTCTCTTGAATCATCTgccaggcagcagcagcagcaagaaaCAAGAGAGGGATTACAGGACTGTGCAAAGACAAAGATGGTGGCTAAAGAACCAGAGCCAGCCGGTGGTAATCCCGAAAGAGAAAAACGGCAACCTGTGGCAGATGACAAGGGGAACGAGAGCGACGATTCTGTTGAAATGATTGACCGCTCCAACATGGAGGTCATAGCCGTCGATGAATCGGACTGTGAGGACTCCCTTGGAAAAGATTTAAAAGTTCCGGCGCAGCCACAGGAGCCTTCTCACTCTGTGAATGCTGAGTTCAGCTCTGCAAGCACACAAACGTCTCAACAAAGTCAGGACGAGAG TAAAATTAAGCCTCCAGCTTTGGAAGGGAAAGATGCCAACACTCCTGCAG CATCCGTTGATGATGAGGAGCCATCCTTGGGAGAGTTTCTAAATCACAGCGGCCCTGTGCACGGCCTTCAAGTCCACAATGGCGTCCTGTACACGTGTTCGGGGGACAACACGGCTCGGGCCTACAGTCTAGTG ACCAAGGAGTGCTTAACAATATTTGACGGTCACACAAATAAAATCAACTGTCTACTGGTGTCATCCATCCCAAATATGCCGACACGCCTCTACACGGGATCCAGCGATCAAACTATCCGCTGTTACAGTATAAAG TCTAAGAAGTGTCTGGAGCAGCTTGCCCTTCCTGACAGAGTGCTGTATTTGCACATAGCCTGGAGTATTCTGTATGCTGGGACCGCCAGTGGATCAGTTGCTAGCTATGACGTAAAG ACTCTGAAACAGCTGGATGTGTTCGAGTGCCACGGCCCACGAGGCGTGAGCTGCCTGGGCACAGCTCAGGAGGGCGCTCGCCGGCTGCTTCTGGTCGGGTCGTATGACAGCACCATTAGCGTGCGCGATGCCAAGAGCGGCCTGCTGCTGCGGTCGCTGCAGGGTCACACCAAGACTGTACTTTGTATGAAG gtaGTGAATGACCTGGTTTTCAGTGGTTCCAGTGACACATCTGTACATGCCCACAACATCCAT ACGGGCGAGTTGGTTCGCATCTACAAGGGTCACGGTCATGCTGTCACATCAATTGTCATCTTGGGGAAAGTGATGGTAACAGCCTGTTTGGATAAACTGGTTCGAGTTTATGAGCTACAG tctCACGACCGGCTGCAGGTATATGGAGGTCACAGTGACATGGTGATGTGCATGGCTGTACATAAAAGTGTG ATCTACACAGGCTGTTATGATGGCAGTGTTCAAGCTGTAAAGCTCAACTTGATGAAAAACTACCGCTGCTGG TGGCAGAATTGCTCTCTGATCTTCGGCATGCAGGAACATTTGCTACAGCACCTTACTAAAGATCACAGCAACCAAAATCTGcagacggtcaaatgtcgctggaGAGGCTGCGACACGTTTTTTGCCACGCAGCATTCAGTCAGACAG GAGCTTCCTGAACACATGCAGACTCACGTGGAGAACGACAGTAACGTGCAGCCCTGA
- the znf106b gene encoding uncharacterized protein znf106b isoform X2 — MANVQTPHEKVVKSHVEQNPPQTSQTSKSSYCILCRSWYLKHAAHEHMHSMLHHRELESVLGKDSFHDCQACKASSMGLNEYAQHISTVQHKAKLKSLMSKNVKPLSLFKTLSTESITRIMERNKALKREKKKVTKKKRKKLKQVAGQKRAHSSKGTTATKTGASKVEKHRRLKPVQLEQRQNDEHKGRSNAVVQNKENKVSSKQRPPHNAESSLHCQSRRLAPMSGEPEGRSWHNASVNNQHCLVKHVTSQMERFVKTQGGATDLWHQMAGPAVSQYNYRSRKYNGATNKDFTSDQLPDNGAVIFDQSQAVTTRQQSVRCSAQPAPANSAAPIREVDVTAMLKQIRRALGVREPCRADREARRQKSEAGVQVADPVTSQQSRTEAEQPAGTSASTEKVQNCEKSSGGADRLPNNGNNASQVATNGLTSPKRCTEKTASSEPDSNKPKVRIAHKAGQAHGEKEAGCKSTTKTLLSLSGTRSNQNWTAGHEEVKRKAKGTPRFGIELSNRPTHQDSVHPQDFDLPLSEGFHWESFPNSVSMPHSTAPPPFRDTADTERARETQSDSQVQEASGQPAAAQDPGSSQTAARIQMKVEPNFEDFNAALTGSTSKRKHTMVDGLSDKEPSGKKKKTKSNKDQEQMDQLLAVSLREEELSHSLQNLDKSLVQARNALQTAYAEVQRLLLLRQQFTSEVNSLRAKRIEILQGMQEGYSGTSSSGGAASVRSPSISPSSLLSGSSTTQQSASTAPALSITPPLPAPLALTVKQEVCHRSTVGQASHLSTTVPSNTNAAQVPLNQPVSLFPSLLLPQTHLAAPLTAAAAISANQSNAECSTSANILLSLESSARQQQQQETREGLQDCAKTKMVAKEPEPAGGNPEREKRQPVADDKGNESDDSVEMIDRSNMEVIAVDESDCEDSLGKDLKVPAQPQEPSHSVNAEFSSASTQTSQQSQDESKIKPPALEGKDANTPAASVDDEEPSLGEFLNHSGPVHGLQVHNGVLYTCSGDNTARAYSLVTKECLTIFDGHTNKINCLLVSSIPNMPTRLYTGSSDQTIRCYSIKSKKCLEQLALPDRVLYLHIAWSILYAGTASGSVASYDVKTLKQLDVFECHGPRGVSCLGTAQEGARRLLLVGSYDSTISVRDAKSGLLLRSLQGHTKTVLCMKVVNDLVFSGSSDTSVHAHNIHTGELVRIYKGHGHAVTSIVILGKVMVTACLDKLVRVYELQSHDRLQVYGGHSDMVMCMAVHKSVIYTGCYDGSVQAVKLNLMKNYRCWWQNCSLIFGMQEHLLQHLTKDHSNQNLQTVKCRWRGCDTFFATQHSVRQELPEHMQTHVENDSNVQP, encoded by the exons ATGGCAAACGTTCAAACTCCACACGAGAAGGTGGTCAAATCCCATGTGGAGCAGAATCCTCCCCAAACCTCCCAGACGTCTAAAAGCAGCTACTGCATTTTGTGTCGCAGCTGGTATTTGAAGCAT GCAGCACACGAGCATATGCACAGCATGCTGCATCACAGAGAGCTGGagtcagtgttgggcaa AGATTCCTTTCATGACTGTCAGGCATGCAAAGCTTCCTCCATGGgtttaaatgagtatgcccagCACATCTCGACCGTTCAGCACAAAGCCAAGTTGAAGAGCTTGATGTCCAAAAATGTGAAGCCCCTGTCTCTGTTTAAGACACTCAGCACAGAGTCTATAACCCGGATCATGGAGAGAAACAAGGCACtaaagagagagaa GaagaaagtaacaaaaaaaaaaagaaagaaactcaagCAGGTGGCTGGTCAGAAGCGTGCTCATTCGTCAAAGGGAACCACCGCAACAAAGACTGGTGCATCCAAAGTGGAAAAGCATAGACGGTTAAAACCGGTGCAGCTGGAGCAAAGGCAGAATGATGAGCACAAAGGCAGGAGCAATGCTGTCGTCCAGAACAAGGAGAACAAAGTATCCAGTAAGCAAAGACCTCCTCACAATGCAGAATCAAGCCTTCATTGTCAAAGCAGGAGACTGGCTCCTATGTCTGGAGAGCCCGAAGGTCGAAGCTGGCATAACGCTTCTGTCAACAATCAGCATTGCCTAGTCAAACATGTGACCTCCCAAATGGAAAGATTTGTCAAGACTCAAGGGGGTGCCACAGACCTCTGGCACCAGATGGCAGGACCTGCTGTGAGCCAGTACAACTATCGCAGCAGGAAGTATAATGGTGCAACAAACAAAGACTTCACCAGCGACCAGCTCCCTGATAATGGAGCCGTCATCTTTGATCAGAGCCAAGCTGTGACTACAAGGCAGCAAAGTGTACGCTGCTCAGCTCAACCTGCACCGGCCAACAGCGCAGCTCCTATACGAGAAGTTGACGTCACTGCCATGCTGAAGCAAATCAGAAGAGCGCTGGGTGTGAGGGAGCCATGCAGAGCAGACCGAGAAGCCCGGAGACAGAAGAGTGAGGCCGGCGTCCAGGTGGCTGATCCCGTGACCTCACAGCAAAGCAGAACTGAGGCAGAGCAGCCAGCAGGCACCTCCGCTTCGACTGAAAAAGTTCAGAACTGTGAAAAGAGCTCAGGAGGTGCAGACAGACTGCCAAACAACGGGAATAACGCATCTCAGGTGGCCACCAACGGCCTGACTTCACCTAAAAGATGTACTGAAAAGACCGCTTCATCTGAGCCCGACTCAAACAAACCTAAGGTTCGAATTGCTCACAAAGCAGGCCAAGCTCATGGGGAGAAGGAGGCTGGATGTAAATCAACTACAAAAACGTTGCTTAGCCTTTCGGGGACCAGGAGTAATCAGAACTGGACTGCAGGGCATGAGGAGGTGAAAAGGAAGGCAAAAGGCACGCCGAG GTTTGGAATTGAGTTGTCGAATCGTCCGACTCACCAAGACTCAGTGCATCCGCAGGACTTTGACCTGCCGCTGTCCGAAGGCTTCCACTGGGAGTCGTTTCCAAACTCTGTTTCGATGCCACACTCGACTGCACCCCCTCCATTCCGAGACACTGCTGATACTGAGCGTGCCAGAGAGACACAGTCAGACTCTCAGGTTCAGGAAGCTTCGGGACAGCCGGCTGCAGCTCAGGATCCTGGCAGCAGCCAGACAGCTGCACGAATACAGATGAAAGTGGAGCCAAACTTTGAGGATTTTAATGCAGCTTTAACCGGCAGCACTAGCAAGAGGAAACACACCATG GTTGACGGTCTTTCTGACAAGGAGCCAAgtgggaaaaagaagaaaacaaagtcaaacaaag ATCAGGAACAAATGGACCAGCTGTTGGCGGTGTCACTGCGTGAGGAAGAGTTGAGCCACTCATTGCAGAATTTGGACAAGTCTCTGGTCCAGGCCCGTAATGCCCTGCAAACTGCGTATGCAGAAGTCCAGAGACTTTTGCTACTGAGACAGCAG ttCACTTCTGAGGTCAACAGCCTAAGAGCCAAGCGCATTGAGATCCTGCAGGGAATGCAAG AAGGGTACTCGGGAACATCGTCATCAGGGGGAGCTGCCAGTGTTCGATCTCCCTCCATTTCTCCTTCCAGCCTGTTGTCTGGCTCCTCAACAACTCAGCAATCAGCTTCCACAGCTCCAGCATTATCCATCACCCCACCTCTTCCAGCTCCTCTCGCTTTAACAGTGAAGCAAGAAGTGTGCCACCGGTCCACAGTTGGACAAGCCAGCCACTTGTCCACAACGGTGCCCAGTAACACCAATGCTGCTCAGGTCCCTCTGAACCAACCCGTATctttgtttccctccctgctgctcCCACAAACACATTTAGCAGCTCCcttaactgctgctgctgccatctctGCCAATCAGTCCAATGCAGAGTGCTCCACATCTGCAAATATACTTCTTTCTCTTGAATCATCTgccaggcagcagcagcagcaagaaaCAAGAGAGGGATTACAGGACTGTGCAAAGACAAAGATGGTGGCTAAAGAACCAGAGCCAGCCGGTGGTAATCCCGAAAGAGAAAAACGGCAACCTGTGGCAGATGACAAGGGGAACGAGAGCGACGATTCTGTTGAAATGATTGACCGCTCCAACATGGAGGTCATAGCCGTCGATGAATCGGACTGTGAGGACTCCCTTGGAAAAGATTTAAAAGTTCCGGCGCAGCCACAGGAGCCTTCTCACTCTGTGAATGCTGAGTTCAGCTCTGCAAGCACACAAACGTCTCAACAAAGTCAGGACGAGAG TAAAATTAAGCCTCCAGCTTTGGAAGGGAAAGATGCCAACACTCCTGCAG CATCCGTTGATGATGAGGAGCCATCCTTGGGAGAGTTTCTAAATCACAGCGGCCCTGTGCACGGCCTTCAAGTCCACAATGGCGTCCTGTACACGTGTTCGGGGGACAACACGGCTCGGGCCTACAGTCTAGTG ACCAAGGAGTGCTTAACAATATTTGACGGTCACACAAATAAAATCAACTGTCTACTGGTGTCATCCATCCCAAATATGCCGACACGCCTCTACACGGGATCCAGCGATCAAACTATCCGCTGTTACAGTATAAAG TCTAAGAAGTGTCTGGAGCAGCTTGCCCTTCCTGACAGAGTGCTGTATTTGCACATAGCCTGGAGTATTCTGTATGCTGGGACCGCCAGTGGATCAGTTGCTAGCTATGACGTAAAG ACTCTGAAACAGCTGGATGTGTTCGAGTGCCACGGCCCACGAGGCGTGAGCTGCCTGGGCACAGCTCAGGAGGGCGCTCGCCGGCTGCTTCTGGTCGGGTCGTATGACAGCACCATTAGCGTGCGCGATGCCAAGAGCGGCCTGCTGCTGCGGTCGCTGCAGGGTCACACCAAGACTGTACTTTGTATGAAG gtaGTGAATGACCTGGTTTTCAGTGGTTCCAGTGACACATCTGTACATGCCCACAACATCCAT ACGGGCGAGTTGGTTCGCATCTACAAGGGTCACGGTCATGCTGTCACATCAATTGTCATCTTGGGGAAAGTGATGGTAACAGCCTGTTTGGATAAACTGGTTCGAGTTTATGAGCTACAG tctCACGACCGGCTGCAGGTATATGGAGGTCACAGTGACATGGTGATGTGCATGGCTGTACATAAAAGTGTG ATCTACACAGGCTGTTATGATGGCAGTGTTCAAGCTGTAAAGCTCAACTTGATGAAAAACTACCGCTGCTGG TGGCAGAATTGCTCTCTGATCTTCGGCATGCAGGAACATTTGCTACAGCACCTTACTAAAGATCACAGCAACCAAAATCTGcagacggtcaaatgtcgctggaGAGGCTGCGACACGTTTTTTGCCACGCAGCATTCAGTCAGACAG GAGCTTCCTGAACACATGCAGACTCACGTGGAGAACGACAGTAACGTGCAGCCCTGA
- the capn3b gene encoding calpain-3b isoform X4 — MRKLLQPEETEEEKQFRAIYQQIAGDDMQICANELKTILKNVLSKHNDIKSEGFSLETCRSMIALMDTDGTGKLNLQEFKHLWKKIKDWQLIFKRYDKDKNWSISSFEMRNAVNDAGFQLNRQLYDIIAMRYADERLNIDFDSYICCFVRLEGMFRAFNAFDKDGDGIIKLNVLEWLQLTMYS, encoded by the exons ATG CGGAAACTTCTCCAACCTGAGGAAACCGAGGAGGAAAAGCAGTTTAGGGCTATTTACCAACAGATTGCTGGTGAT GACATGCAGATCTGTGCCAATGAACTCAAAACGATCTTAAAAAACGTGCTTTCCAAAC ATAATGACATAAAGTCAGAAGGTTTCAGCCTCGAGACGTGTCGGAGTATGATCGCCTTAATGGAC ACTGATGGGACAGGAAAGCTGAATCTGCAGGAGTTCAAACACTTGTGGAAAAAGATCAAGGACTGGCAG CTCATCTTCAAACGTTACGACAAAGATAAAAACTGGTCTATCAGTAGTTTCGAGATGAGGAATGCTGTTAATGATGCAG GGTTTCAACTCAACAGACAACTGTATGACATCATAGCCATGCGCTATGCAGATGAACGCCTGAACATTGATTTTGATAGTTACATCTGCTGCTTTGTGAGGCTAGAAGGCATGTTCA GAGCATTCAATGCCTTTGACAAAGATGGAGATGGAATAATCAAGCTAAATGTCCTGGAG TGGCTTCAGCTGACGATGTACTCATAG